The Deltaproteobacteria bacterium region TGCCGCACATGTTGCTGATACTCTTACTGCTGGTATCGGATTATGCCATGAAGATGTTGTACGCACTGTTGTAAAGGCAGGCCCAGAGGCAATAAAGCGTTTAGCGCAGTTCGGTGTGAGTTTTGATCGTCACGAAAACGGTTACGATTTAGGACGTGAGGGTGGTCATAGTGCTAGGAGAATTTTGCATTCTCAAGATATTTCCGGCCAAGCAATTGCCTTTGTTTTAGCGCAGCGCGCCCAGCAAATTTCAGAGATTAATATACTTGAGCACCATATTGCTGTTGATTTAATAACAATGCGTAAACTCGGTAACTCTTTTTCTCCTGATCGTTGTTTAGGCGCTTATGTTTTAAATAATCTTACTGGTGAACTGCTTACCATTCGCGCGCGTGCAACGTTACTAGCCACTGGTGGTGCGGGTAAAGTTTACCTTTACACATCTAACCCTGATGTTGCGACGGGTGATGGTATAGCGATGGCTTTTCGTGCTGGCGCTGCACTGGGCAATATGGAATTTGTTCAATTTCATCCAACTTGTCTCTATCACCCACGAGCTAAAAATTTTCTAATTAGTGAAGCAGTTCGTGGCGAAGGTGGAGTGCTACGCCGACGTGATGGTCAAGCGTTTATGAAGTCAGTGCACCCTTTGGCTGATTTAGCCCCACGAGATATTGTGGCCCGTGCTATAGATACTGAGCTTAAACGCACGGGTGATGATTATGTTTTATTAGATATAACTGCACGCCCACCTAGCTTTATTAAAAATCGTTTTCCCAATTTATATAAAGCTTGTTTGCAATATGACATAGATATGACCAAGGAGCCGATTCCGATAGTACCGGCAGCACATTATTTCTGTGGTGGTATATGCACCAATATTAATGGTGCTACTGAAATTACGGGTTTATTCGCAGCTGGTGAAGCTGCGTTTACTGGATTACATGGTGCAAATCGTCTAGCATCAAATTCTTTATTAGAGTCTTTTGTAACTTCTGACCTTGCTGCTATTGCAATGTTGCAAGTTAGCGAGTTAACCCTACCTCAAGTAGAAATGCCAGATTGGGATCCGGGCAGTGCTGTTGATCCAGATGAAATGATTGTGGTCTCGCATAATTGGGATGAGCTGCGCCATGCTATGAGTAGCTATGTTGGTATAGTTCGTTCTGATAAGCGCCTTGTTCGTGCTGCAAAACGCATTAAAATGATACAAGAAGAAATAGATGATTATTACTGGAATTTTAAGCTCACTCATGACCTGGTCGAGCTACGAAATATTGCCGTAGTAGCTAATATAGTTGTAGCAAGCGCTAAGCACAGGCGTGAGAGTCGTGGTCTTCATTATAATATTGATACTCCTGAAAAAAATGATAATTACCTTCATGATACCATTTGCCGACGGGGTCTGGATCAAAGTTTGATTTTTGCATAAGCCAAATTAAGGGTACCCCTGAAATGCTGCGTATTTTTTATCAGGTATTATTTCTCGTTTTTCTAATATCTCCAAACTTGGCTAGGGCTGAGTTATATAGCTTCATAGATGAACAAGGGGTTGTTCATTTTACAAATATTCCAAATGATTCGCGTTATAAACCTTTGCCTACAACGTCAGCGCGTAATACTTACACTTGGGGTGATGATTTAGGCAAAATGCGCAAAATACATCGTGTAGATGTTAATGACTATGATGCAATTATTGTTGCTGCTGCTCGCTATTACACGCTACCCGCAGCACTTATTAAAGCAATTATTGCAGTTGAAAGTGCTTTCGAAGTGCAAGCAGTATCAAACAAAGGGGCACAAGGTTTAATGCAATTAATGCCCGATACCGCAGCAGCGATGTATGTAAATGATCCATTTAATGCTCGTGATAATATCTATGGCGGTACTCGTTATATACGTCTATTAGCTAATAGTTTTAATGGTCATTTGCGTCATACTATCGCAGCCTATAATGCCGGGCCAAAAGCAGTTGAACGAGAAAAAGATGTACCATCAATTGCTGAAACAAGATTGTATGTACAACGGGTATTAATATTATATAAACACTATGCAACAAGTTGGAAACCATAAGTTGTAACTACTTAAGGTATTGGCAATAAATCATGCATTGGACTTTACCAAATGTCATCACTATAGCGCGCTTAGGCTTACTGCCATTTATAGTGTTTTTGATATGGCCTGGTATTGAAAATCGTGAAACTTGTTTTTGGGCTGCGGTAATTTATACCATCGGTGGAGTACTCGATGTTCTAGATGGTATTTTGGCACGTCGTCGTAATGAAGTCACCGTATTGGGTAAATTTCTTGACCCGCTTGCAGATAAACTTTTTTATTTAGTAACTCTAATTGCTCTTATGCAACTGCAAGAGCCGCGAGTTCCGGCTTGGCTAGTAATGATAGTATTAGCACGAGAATTAGCTATCACCGGTCTGCGTGGAATTGCTGCTTCTGATGGCATTGTTATCGCTGCAGGCGGTGGTGGTAAAATGAAAACCACCCTTGCTACAGTGGGTATGGTTGGTTTACTAATTCACTACCCATATTTTATTAATTTTGGTCCATTTTCAGCTTTGATTGATATGCATTATATTGGTTTGTGGTTAACCTACATTTCTATAGCTTTTTCTATATCAAGTGGGATTGAATATCTTGTTGGTTTTAATAAAGCTATGCGGGCGCGTCATAGTGTTATAACCGAGAAACAAGATATATAACAATGTTAAATCTATTTGATAAAATACGCCAACGCGGTGAACGTTTAGGTCGTGAGTTTTTAGTACGATTGGTGGGCAAAATATTTGGGGTTAAAAAACGCCCAGTAAAATTAGGGCCTAGGCCGCGTATTTTAATAGTAAGACTTGATGAACGTGTGGGTAATTTAGTTTTAACTAGTCCGATACTCTCAAGCTTGCGATTACGTTTTGCAAATGCCCAAATTGATTTATTAGCGCACTATCGTGGTGCTGAATTTATGGCAAAGCATGCCGCCATTAATAATTATTTTATTTTTGATAAGCGTCGCTGGTTTGCCAGACATGGTCCGATATTTACCCCTTTTTTCTTGCGCAGCAAACGCTATGATGTTGCAATTGATGCAGCTAATCCGAGTGATCCTTCTGCAACCCAAGCTATATTTGTACGTTTATGTGGTGCAAAGCACACGGTAGGATATGCCGAAGGAAAATTTGCACGTTTATATAGCGCCCCGGTCATAAGGTTGGCATCAGCAAGTAACAAATTAATTAAAAATAATAACGATTCAATATCTTCAGTACATGAAATAGATATGCGACTTGCACTATTACAAGCATTACCCGGGGCAGCTATCGAGCGCAATACTAGCCTTGCTAATTTAGGCAGCGATAATATTAAGCGCAAACGCCCTTATGGTATAATGAATGTAGGTGCGAGATTAGGTGAAAAACGTCTTAGTAAAGAAGCATATATAAATATCGCCAAAAAGATATTAAGCTATGGCATTGATTGTATTGTTGTCTATGGGCCAAGTGAATTTGATTTAGCCAACGAAGTTGCAACATCAGCGATTGGTGCTGAATTAGCTCCTCCTACTACTCTTGTTGAGCTAGCGCAACTTATGCAAAATGCACGTATAGTAATAACCTGTGATACTGGACCAATGCATATTGCAGTAGCTTTAGGCGTAGCTACTTGCGGTTTATTTTTAGTAACCGAGCCTTCACGCTATGGATATAATCATGCGCCTCATATCGCTATTGATACACGTATAGATAGTATGAAAAATTGGCTTGCACAGATCGATACTTGGTTGCATCAACGTTTAAGTAAAACTAACAGATTGCTATAAATGTTTTACTTATCGGAGAAGTAATGCGCCAGCCTCGCATAACTTATGATAGTTTTGGTACCCCTGCAGTTTGGGCAGAAAATATCAGTCAAGCTTATTTTGGTATTGGTTTTCTGCATGGATTTCATCGTGCTCTGCAAACATTAATTCTTGCCAGTGCTGGTCGTGGCGAATTGGCGCGACGCTTGATCGCACGAAAAGAACTAGTAGCTATTGATGCTATTGCCGCACGCTTAAATATTGTAGATAGAGCTGCAAAAGCACAAGCCGAATTATCAACATCAGCATGTGATTGGTTGTCTGCATACGTTGATGGAGTTGGTGCAGGTTTAGCTCGTGCCGGTAAACCTTTTGAGCTAAAAGTTTTATTGGCTAAAATTCAGCCACCAAATACCGCTTCGGTATTAGGCGCCTCAATGCTTGCAGCCTATCTTGGTTTAGCAGAAGGTCAAGAGCGCATGGAGCGTGCTATAATAGATGCGGTGAGAGCTGGTGCTGATATCGCTTTGCTTGAAGCTATGTTTCATCCCCATTTATTAGGATGGCAACCAGAACAGTATCACGATGTAAATATATCAAATGTATTAGGCTTTGCTAGTGGTGGTTTGTGTGTGGCAACTGGTGGAAGTAATGCCTGGGCGGTAAGCGGAAAACGCAGTGTTAGTGGCAAACCATTGTTTGCAGCCGACCCACATTTACAAGTTAATCAAATGCCATCATTGTTTTTTGAGCTGCGAGTCAAATTGCCTAATGATTATTGGCTTGGGGCAACTATACCGGGATTACCGGGGATAGCAGTAGGGAGAAATAAAAATGTCGCCTGGAGTGGGACATTTGGGGTTGCCGATAATGTGGATTTTACTATTGAAGACCTTACAGACTTAGGAGCTAAGCGAGGCAATAATAACTATGCCACGGTTTTAACTCGTCATGCTAAAATTCATCGACGGTGGCGCCGCGATTTGCATCTATATTTTCATGAAACTGATCATGGAATTATAGAGAGCAATAGCAAGCATATAGCTAATAGAATGCTAGCTACTCGTTGGGCGGGTGGTGAAAATTTAGCCAATGCAATTACAGCATATATGGCATTACCATTGGCTACAAACGTAAATGATGCAGAAAAAACCATACGCCAGGCAACAACTTTTAGTTTGCATTATATTTTAGCAGACCGCAGCGGTGAGGTTTTATATTGTCAAGCGGGTCGTATACCAAAACGTAGCGGTCAATGGTCAGGTTTATATCCAGTAGAAGCTACAAGTAAACAAAAATGGATAGGATATTATCAAGGTGAAACGCTGCCCAGGTGTTGGGCACAAAAAGGTGTTATCGCCAGTGCCAACGAAGCGCGTTTGGCAAGTGATGGCACAACTTTATCTACCTTTGCCCAACCTGATTATCGTTTTTTGCGAATTGAATCCTTTTTAATTGCCCGTGAAAATCATGATGTAAATAGCATGAAAGAGTTGCAGTTAGATGTATTTTCGCGGCAAGCGCAATTATTACAGCCATTTTTTATTTCAATACTTCCAGATGGCCCGATACATGATGCTCTAATAAAATGGGATTTTTGTTATGATGGTAAAAGCTTTGGGGCTCATGCCTTTGAGTTAACCTATCAAGCTGCACAAATAGCTTTAGCTGTTGAACTTGGCGGTGATTGGTTTGTAAATATGTTAGCTCACAGCGAGCTGGCATTGTGGTGGTGCAACGCGATTGACCGTATTTTTGCTCAGCCTAATACTTGGCAAACAGAATTAGGTGAAAAATTGCGTGCGGCGATTGGTAAAATTGCGCAACGAGAAATACAACCCTTAGCTTTAACTCAGCGTTTTACTATGAACCATATGGTTTTTGGTGGTATTCCACTGAGTGGTTTTGATAAAGGTCCATTTGCCTTGCCTGGTTCACGAGCTACAGTATGCCAGGGCACTATTACTTATCCCGGTAATAATCAGATAGTAATTGCCCCAGCATATCGTTTTGTTTGTGACCTCAATGAAGATGCTGCCCAAACTTGTTTGCCCGGTGGTATCGAGGGTTCAAGATTTTCTGATTCTTATGATCGATGGCTAGATGATTATTTTGCGGGCACTTATCATCGTTTAGAGCCGCCAAGGGATGATGAGGAAGCGCTTTATTAGCAATTGTAGTTACTTAATTTTAAAACAGTGTTTAAGATATTGTTACCAATTTATCCAGATATATGCGAACAAATAAAATTGATATAATGATAAAGTAAAGCCCTTGTCAAACCGGTAAAACTACACTGCTTAAGCTAAAACTACACTGCTTAAGCAATTATTCCCGGCTGCTCGCTATTACGATTTGTTGCTGTTTCTAGTGGTGCCACACCACACAGCGCACCACTGGATATATACATGATAAAATGATCAACTCGCCTCATTGCACCATAAGCAGGCACTCTGACTGCAATGTCTTCTTTTTAAATGGTTTAAGCGCGTCGATGTTAGCCACGACGCGAGTGATAACAGCAAAATACGGTAGACAGTCAAACAGCAAATGCTTGTTAAATTTGGTAGAACATGTCATTTTTAAAACTATGAGTGTTTCGCCTAATGCTACTGCGCAAGCAATTTATAAACGCATAAGCCACAGACAAAATGAAAATAAAATAAGCCAAAAGCAAGCGCTGCAAATTGCTACCAAAATAGCTATAAAGTTAAAAGATGAATGGGGGGCAAAAGAAGTATGGCTGCATGGTAGCTTAAGCAAGCAATATTTTTCTTCAAACTCTGATATTGATTTAGCAATTAGTGGATTAAACACAACGCAACTAAACGAAGCGGCAATTGCTCTTGATGAAATGGCGAAACCATTTATTTTAGATTTTTGTTCTATCGAGCGTCTTAATCTCAACTGGCAAGCGCGTATAAAAACAAAAGGACTACGATTAATATGAGCCCAGCAGAAATTGCTAAAAACGAAATACTCGCTTTAGTCGCTGAAATTAATGATGATATAGACGCAATTAAGAAGTTATTGCCTCATTTATTAAAAGTTCTTTCATCAATCAAGCAAAACGAAGACCCAGTACAAATAATGTCTGCGGCAGGGTATCTTCACCACATCTATACTGCCATTGAGTCAATTCATGAACGTATTGTTCGTATTATTGATGGATCATTGCCGATTGAAGAACGTTGGCATCAGGAATTGTTGACTAGGGTTGGTGTTGAAGTTGCAAAGGTTCGTCCAGCAATTATAAGCTCAATAACTCGTGCACGTCTTGCACGTCTTTTACGTTTTCGTCATTTTTTTCGTCATGCATATCGTATTGATTTTCTTGCTGAAGAAGTAATTAATACTGCAAGCGACATTGAAGAGACTCTCATGCAATATGAAAATGAATTGAAAACGTTTTGTGATCATTTAATAAAAGCGGCAGATGATTTGAATTAACATA contains the following coding sequences:
- the nadB gene encoding L-aspartate oxidase yields the protein MATDFDFLIIGSGLAGLNAALRIAEAGRSVCLVTKRAINDSATVTAQGGIASVMSEQDSFAAHVADTLTAGIGLCHEDVVRTVVKAGPEAIKRLAQFGVSFDRHENGYDLGREGGHSARRILHSQDISGQAIAFVLAQRAQQISEINILEHHIAVDLITMRKLGNSFSPDRCLGAYVLNNLTGELLTIRARATLLATGGAGKVYLYTSNPDVATGDGIAMAFRAGAALGNMEFVQFHPTCLYHPRAKNFLISEAVRGEGGVLRRRDGQAFMKSVHPLADLAPRDIVARAIDTELKRTGDDYVLLDITARPPSFIKNRFPNLYKACLQYDIDMTKEPIPIVPAAHYFCGGICTNINGATEITGLFAAGEAAFTGLHGANRLASNSLLESFVTSDLAAIAMLQVSELTLPQVEMPDWDPGSAVDPDEMIVVSHNWDELRHAMSSYVGIVRSDKRLVRAAKRIKMIQEEIDDYYWNFKLTHDLVELRNIAVVANIVVASAKHRRESRGLHYNIDTPEKNDNYLHDTICRRGLDQSLIFA
- a CDS encoding lytic transglycosylase domain-containing protein yields the protein MLRIFYQVLFLVFLISPNLARAELYSFIDEQGVVHFTNIPNDSRYKPLPTTSARNTYTWGDDLGKMRKIHRVDVNDYDAIIVAAARYYTLPAALIKAIIAVESAFEVQAVSNKGAQGLMQLMPDTAAAMYVNDPFNARDNIYGGTRYIRLLANSFNGHLRHTIAAYNAGPKAVEREKDVPSIAETRLYVQRVLILYKHYATSWKP
- the pgsA gene encoding CDP-diacylglycerol--glycerol-3-phosphate 3-phosphatidyltransferase: MHWTLPNVITIARLGLLPFIVFLIWPGIENRETCFWAAVIYTIGGVLDVLDGILARRRNEVTVLGKFLDPLADKLFYLVTLIALMQLQEPRVPAWLVMIVLARELAITGLRGIAASDGIVIAAGGGGKMKTTLATVGMVGLLIHYPYFINFGPFSALIDMHYIGLWLTYISIAFSISSGIEYLVGFNKAMRARHSVITEKQDI
- a CDS encoding glycosyltransferase family 9 protein encodes the protein MLNLFDKIRQRGERLGREFLVRLVGKIFGVKKRPVKLGPRPRILIVRLDERVGNLVLTSPILSSLRLRFANAQIDLLAHYRGAEFMAKHAAINNYFIFDKRRWFARHGPIFTPFFLRSKRYDVAIDAANPSDPSATQAIFVRLCGAKHTVGYAEGKFARLYSAPVIRLASASNKLIKNNNDSISSVHEIDMRLALLQALPGAAIERNTSLANLGSDNIKRKRPYGIMNVGARLGEKRLSKEAYINIAKKILSYGIDCIVVYGPSEFDLANEVATSAIGAELAPPTTLVELAQLMQNARIVITCDTGPMHIAVALGVATCGLFLVTEPSRYGYNHAPHIAIDTRIDSMKNWLAQIDTWLHQRLSKTNRLL
- a CDS encoding penicillin acylase family protein — encoded protein: MRQPRITYDSFGTPAVWAENISQAYFGIGFLHGFHRALQTLILASAGRGELARRLIARKELVAIDAIAARLNIVDRAAKAQAELSTSACDWLSAYVDGVGAGLARAGKPFELKVLLAKIQPPNTASVLGASMLAAYLGLAEGQERMERAIIDAVRAGADIALLEAMFHPHLLGWQPEQYHDVNISNVLGFASGGLCVATGGSNAWAVSGKRSVSGKPLFAADPHLQVNQMPSLFFELRVKLPNDYWLGATIPGLPGIAVGRNKNVAWSGTFGVADNVDFTIEDLTDLGAKRGNNNYATVLTRHAKIHRRWRRDLHLYFHETDHGIIESNSKHIANRMLATRWAGGENLANAITAYMALPLATNVNDAEKTIRQATTFSLHYILADRSGEVLYCQAGRIPKRSGQWSGLYPVEATSKQKWIGYYQGETLPRCWAQKGVIASANEARLASDGTTLSTFAQPDYRFLRIESFLIARENHDVNSMKELQLDVFSRQAQLLQPFFISILPDGPIHDALIKWDFCYDGKSFGAHAFELTYQAAQIALAVELGGDWFVNMLAHSELALWWCNAIDRIFAQPNTWQTELGEKLRAAIGKIAQREIQPLALTQRFTMNHMVFGGIPLSGFDKGPFALPGSRATVCQGTITYPGNNQIVIAPAYRFVCDLNEDAAQTCLPGGIEGSRFSDSYDRWLDDYFAGTYHRLEPPRDDEEALY
- a CDS encoding nucleotidyltransferase domain-containing protein produces the protein MSVSPNATAQAIYKRISHRQNENKISQKQALQIATKIAIKLKDEWGAKEVWLHGSLSKQYFSSNSDIDLAISGLNTTQLNEAAIALDEMAKPFILDFCSIERLNLNWQARIKTKGLRLI